In Aquimarina spinulae, a single window of DNA contains:
- the hisH gene encoding imidazole glycerol phosphate synthase subunit HisH, translated as MTNKKVVIIDYKLGNLFSVKQACDTVGIDAKISSDREDVLNADALILPGVGAFIEGMNNLKKLNLVSAIKEKTNNGNPLFGICLGQQLLFSKSEEFGAGEGLNIISGVIKKFPENFENSKVKVPHITWNKIYSVNQEWENTAFVDLTNNEFMYFIHSYFVQPTSESCILTKTNYSGIEFCSSILKDNIFATQFHPEKSGEKGLSIYKNWASINNLI; from the coding sequence ATGACAAATAAGAAGGTAGTCATAATAGATTATAAATTAGGAAACCTGTTTAGTGTTAAACAAGCATGTGATACAGTGGGTATAGATGCTAAGATAAGTTCTGATAGAGAAGATGTTTTAAATGCAGATGCTTTAATTCTTCCTGGCGTAGGAGCATTTATTGAAGGCATGAATAACCTTAAGAAACTAAACCTTGTTTCTGCAATTAAGGAAAAAACAAACAATGGAAATCCCTTATTTGGGATTTGTTTAGGTCAGCAATTGCTCTTTTCTAAAAGTGAAGAATTTGGTGCAGGAGAAGGCTTAAACATAATATCTGGAGTTATAAAAAAGTTTCCCGAAAATTTTGAAAACTCTAAAGTTAAAGTGCCACATATTACTTGGAACAAAATTTATTCGGTTAACCAAGAATGGGAAAACACAGCTTTTGTTGATTTAACAAATAACGAATTTATGTATTTCATACATTCTTATTTTGTTCAACCAACAAGTGAAAGTTGTATTTTAACCAAAACAAATTATTCGGGGATAGAATTTTGTTCATCTATTTTAAAAGATAATATTTTTGCAACTCAATTTCATCCAGAAAAAAGCGGAGAAAAAGGATTGTCAATATATAAAAACTGGGCTTCAATAAATAATTTAATATAA
- the hisF gene encoding imidazole glycerol phosphate synthase subunit HisF, which yields MKTVRIIPRLDIKGPNLVKGIHLEGLRVLGKPADFAKYYYDQGADELMFMDVVASLYERNSLHDIISETAKSIFIPITVGGGLRTISDIKEVLRVGADKVCLNTAAIKNPDLIKQASRMFGSSTILVAIEAIKESDGRYLAYTDNGREYTGVDVFEWAKRIDELGAGEIVITSVDNEGTGQGYDIDLVSKVSNMVSIPVIAHGGAGKTQHVTDILKKGDSDAVMMSSLLHYHYIKENETNVSKNEGNVEFLKQKRSFHTFEPCSIEELKQDLVNHEIECRI from the coding sequence ATGAAAACAGTTAGAATAATACCTAGACTAGATATAAAAGGGCCTAATTTGGTTAAAGGAATTCATCTAGAAGGATTAAGGGTATTGGGTAAACCTGCAGATTTTGCAAAATACTATTATGATCAAGGAGCAGATGAGTTAATGTTTATGGATGTAGTTGCTTCATTATATGAAAGAAATAGCTTGCACGATATTATTTCTGAAACAGCAAAGAGTATTTTTATCCCTATTACCGTTGGTGGTGGCCTTAGGACAATTTCTGATATAAAAGAAGTATTAAGAGTAGGGGCAGATAAAGTCTGTCTCAATACCGCTGCAATTAAGAATCCCGATTTAATTAAACAAGCATCCAGAATGTTTGGTTCATCAACTATCCTTGTTGCAATAGAAGCTATAAAAGAGTCAGATGGCAGATATTTAGCATATACTGATAATGGTAGAGAATATACTGGTGTAGACGTGTTTGAATGGGCCAAAAGAATAGACGAATTAGGTGCAGGAGAAATTGTAATTACATCTGTAGATAATGAAGGAACTGGTCAAGGATATGATATAGATTTAGTATCTAAGGTAAGTAATATGGTTAGTATTCCTGTAATTGCTCATGGAGGCGCTGGTAAAACACAGCATGTTACAGACATATTAAAAAAAGGAGATTCAGATGCAGTAATGATGTCATCCTTATTACATTACCATTATATAAAAGAAAATGAAACCAATGTTTCTAAGAATGAAGGAAATGTAGAATTTTTAAAACAAAAAAGGAGTTTTCATACTTTTGAACCATGTAGTATTGAAGAATTAAAACAAGATTTAGTCAACCATGAAATCGAATGTAGAATATGA
- a CDS encoding oligosaccharide flippase family protein, translating into MKKSIESIASRLISIASKFLTLTFLAKVLSLSDYGSYQLITYFVMISVYIYGVEYYMFGNREVAKRIDNSNKINDHLSFFITTFPVTFMIQLATLFYLIPHDILSVFIVIFIIFINFCEYFNQEIYRYLIMMQQIRKANILLISKAVVFLILIFGYHFLFEELELNSVVLLMFISYLILLIITSYFFFKYVISKKEIKIRLLSIVEFKKTFRFLLPFIGLMIFTKGLEFFDKFAIEYFYGTKEVGIYSFLFSIASLIYIFVTSGFYLVYLPELIEMNEKKISGFKEKIYRYSILVIISSIILIVGIVFTIEILLNLIGKSELIDNINLLYILLGSFFLLNIATIPNIILYVANRDKDLMKISGITFAVNIVLNIILIREFYVYGAALALFISYLINCTITFYKGILVWKKIK; encoded by the coding sequence GTGAAAAAAAGCATTGAAAGCATTGCATCAAGATTAATTTCAATTGCATCTAAATTTTTAACACTTACTTTTTTAGCTAAAGTACTATCGTTATCTGATTATGGATCATATCAGTTAATTACTTATTTTGTAATGATTTCGGTATACATCTATGGTGTAGAGTATTATATGTTTGGAAATCGAGAGGTAGCCAAAAGAATTGATAATTCTAATAAAATAAACGATCACCTAAGTTTTTTTATTACTACGTTTCCGGTAACATTCATGATTCAGTTAGCTACTCTTTTTTATCTGATACCTCATGATATTTTAAGTGTTTTCATTGTCATTTTTATCATTTTTATTAATTTTTGTGAGTATTTTAATCAGGAAATATACAGATATTTAATAATGATGCAGCAAATAAGGAAAGCCAATATTTTATTGATTTCTAAAGCTGTTGTTTTTTTGATATTAATTTTTGGCTACCATTTTTTATTCGAAGAATTAGAACTTAACAGCGTTGTTCTTTTAATGTTTATCTCCTATTTGATTCTTTTGATAATTACAAGCTACTTTTTTTTCAAATATGTTATTTCAAAAAAAGAAATTAAAATAAGATTATTATCAATAGTAGAATTTAAAAAAACCTTTCGCTTTTTATTACCTTTTATTGGGTTGATGATATTTACCAAAGGCCTAGAGTTTTTTGACAAATTTGCAATTGAATATTTTTACGGAACAAAAGAAGTGGGTATTTATTCGTTTCTGTTTTCGATCGCGTCTTTGATTTATATATTTGTCACTTCCGGATTTTATTTGGTTTATTTGCCCGAGTTAATTGAAATGAATGAAAAGAAAATCTCAGGGTTCAAAGAAAAAATTTATAGATATAGCATTTTAGTAATTATTTCATCCATAATTTTGATAGTAGGAATTGTGTTTACTATTGAAATTCTCTTAAATCTTATAGGGAAAAGCGAATTAATAGATAATATAAATCTTTTATACATTCTATTAGGCTCATTTTTCTTGCTTAATATAGCAACAATACCAAATATTATACTATATGTTGCAAATAGAGATAAGGATCTTATGAAAATAAGCGGAATAACCTTTGCCGTAAATATAGTTCTGAATATAATACTTATAAGAGAATTTTATGTTTATGGTGCTGCATTAGCTTTATTTATAAGTTATTTAATAAATTGTACAATTACATTTTATAAAGGAATTTTGGTGTGGAAAAAAATCAAATAA
- a CDS encoding N-acetyl sugar amidotransferase, translated as MSESKKHQAFYGLPEEVKFCTKCVMSNQRPTSAIEFKHTKDSKKTTMNFDEDGVCDACRTAEIKDNIDWGMREEELLKLLDKHRKNDGSYDCLVPGSGGKDSAYQAHVLKYKYGMNPLTVTWPPILYTDYGLKNWKNWLDSGFDNISFYRNGKVMKLLTKLSIENLMHPFQTFILGQKNLAPKVAARYGINLIFYGENEAEYGNPLADNTSSLRDKSYYSFEKLDEIYLAGVSVKELMEKYDVRLSDLMSFFPPTTKELEQSNVEVHYLGYYLKWTPQEVYYYAVENTGFKARPHRTQGTYSKYSGIDDKIDDLHFYTTFIKFGIGRATYDASQEIRNKHITREEGVALVNRFDGEFPDRYFDEVMEYIDMKPDRFHELCDKFRSPHLWGKNEKEEWQLRHTVAKNGIED; from the coding sequence ATGTCAGAAAGTAAAAAACACCAAGCATTCTATGGCTTACCAGAAGAAGTAAAATTTTGCACCAAATGTGTAATGTCTAATCAAAGACCTACATCTGCTATAGAATTTAAACATACTAAAGACAGTAAAAAAACCACCATGAATTTTGATGAAGATGGTGTCTGTGATGCATGTAGAACAGCAGAAATAAAAGACAATATTGATTGGGGGATGAGAGAAGAAGAACTGCTGAAGCTTTTAGATAAACATAGAAAAAATGATGGATCTTATGATTGTTTAGTTCCAGGAAGTGGAGGTAAAGATAGTGCTTATCAAGCGCATGTATTAAAATACAAGTATGGCATGAACCCATTAACAGTAACATGGCCACCAATTTTATACACAGATTATGGTTTGAAAAACTGGAAAAACTGGTTAGATAGTGGGTTTGATAACATTTCTTTTTATCGTAATGGAAAGGTAATGAAATTACTAACCAAATTATCTATTGAAAATTTAATGCATCCATTTCAAACATTTATTCTAGGGCAAAAAAATCTTGCACCTAAAGTAGCGGCTAGATATGGAATTAATCTAATATTTTATGGTGAAAATGAAGCTGAATATGGAAACCCTTTAGCAGACAATACCAGTTCCTTAAGAGATAAATCTTATTATAGTTTTGAAAAATTAGATGAGATTTATTTAGCAGGAGTTTCTGTTAAAGAATTAATGGAAAAGTATGATGTAAGATTAAGTGATTTGATGTCTTTTTTCCCTCCTACAACTAAAGAACTAGAGCAATCTAATGTAGAAGTTCATTACTTAGGATATTATTTAAAATGGACACCACAAGAAGTTTATTATTATGCTGTAGAAAACACGGGCTTTAAAGCTAGACCACATAGAACACAAGGAACATATAGTAAATATAGTGGTATTGATGATAAGATAGATGACTTACATTTTTATACGACTTTCATTAAATTCGGAATTGGTCGTGCTACATACGATGCATCTCAAGAAATAAGAAATAAACATATCACGAGAGAAGAAGGTGTTGCTCTTGTCAACCGATTTGATGGAGAATTCCCTGACAGATATTTTGATGAAGTTATGGAGTATATTGATATGAAACCTGATCGTTTTCATGAGCTTTGTGATAAGTTCAGATCTCCGCATTTATGGGGCAAAAACGAAAAAGAAGAATGGCAATTAAGACATACAGTTGCCAAGAATGGTATAGAAGATTAA
- a CDS encoding acyltransferase: protein MIKEVISRIRFWKTTDRIGPDVPWYYWKLFFRSTMLKYCTSKFLYFDPTAEIRPGCFIVGCSQISIGKRVVIRPGSMIHGETSTLKLSILIEDDVLIGSGVHIYIENHKFDGPDPSVSIIDMGHTQAKQVTLKKGCWIGANAVILPGVTIGKNSVIGAGSIVTKSIPDHCVAAGNPAKIIKRIID from the coding sequence ATGATCAAAGAGGTTATATCAAGGATAAGATTCTGGAAAACAACAGATAGAATTGGACCAGATGTTCCTTGGTATTACTGGAAACTTTTTTTTAGAAGTACAATGCTAAAGTATTGTACTTCTAAATTTTTATATTTTGATCCAACCGCCGAAATTAGACCAGGTTGCTTTATTGTTGGATGTTCTCAGATTTCAATAGGAAAAAGAGTAGTAATTAGGCCTGGTTCGATGATCCATGGAGAAACTTCTACTCTAAAATTGTCAATTCTAATCGAAGATGATGTTTTGATTGGATCAGGGGTTCATATTTATATAGAAAATCATAAATTTGACGGCCCAGACCCTTCTGTTTCTATTATTGATATGGGTCATACACAAGCAAAGCAAGTAACGTTGAAAAAAGGATGTTGGATAGGTGCAAATGCAGTTATTTTACCCGGAGTCACCATTGGAAAGAACAGTGTTATTGGAGCTGGTAGTATTGTTACTAAAAGCATTCCAGATCATTGTGTAGCAGCTGGAAATCCGGCAAAAATAATTAAAAGAATTATCGACTAG
- a CDS encoding SDR family oxidoreductase: MPTERLKNKVIIVTGGSGLIGKPILKHLKDNGAIVINADINAETNIETGDYACDVTSEASILELVDSVVKKHGRIDGLVNNAYPRTKDWGNKFEDVPIDSWRQNVDTQMNSVFFICQQVLKVMEKQKSGSVVNISSIYGVVGNDFTIYEGYGGTSPAAYSAIKGGIINFTRYLASYYGKHNVRVNCVSPGGIKDQQHPSFIERYEYKSPLKRLGQPHEIAPAITFLLSEEASFITGHNLMVDGGWTAI, from the coding sequence ATGCCTACAGAACGATTAAAAAATAAAGTAATTATTGTTACAGGAGGAAGTGGTTTAATAGGAAAGCCAATTTTAAAACACCTGAAAGATAATGGAGCAATTGTGATTAATGCAGATATTAATGCCGAAACCAATATTGAAACCGGTGACTACGCATGCGATGTTACTTCTGAAGCTTCAATTCTAGAACTAGTAGATTCTGTGGTAAAAAAACACGGAAGAATAGATGGTTTGGTTAACAATGCCTATCCTCGCACCAAAGATTGGGGGAATAAGTTCGAAGACGTACCCATAGATTCTTGGAGACAAAATGTCGATACGCAAATGAACAGTGTCTTTTTTATTTGCCAACAGGTATTAAAAGTAATGGAAAAACAAAAATCTGGTTCTGTTGTCAATATCTCCTCTATTTATGGAGTTGTTGGTAACGATTTCACTATTTACGAGGGATATGGTGGTACTTCTCCTGCTGCATATTCAGCAATAAAAGGGGGGATTATTAATTTCACCAGATATTTAGCTTCCTATTATGGTAAACATAATGTAAGAGTAAACTGCGTATCACCTGGTGGAATTAAAGATCAACAACATCCATCATTTATAGAAAGATACGAATATAAATCTCCATTAAAACGTTTGGGACAACCTCATGAAATAGCTCCGGCAATTACCTTTTTATTGTCAGAGGAAGCTTCATTTATAACAGGGCATAATCTAATGGTAGATGGCGGATGGACAGCAATATAA
- a CDS encoding Gfo/Idh/MocA family protein, protein MNVLIIGLGSIATKHISAIKKIKPDARFYALRSSKKVDKITGVNNIFSLDELQKIKPDFVIISNPTFAHHKTIISLIPFNIPLFIEKPLFSELDNGKVVKEIQQNNLTTYVACNLRFLDCLRFAKDYIANKRINEVNIYCGSYLPDWRPGRDYKSTYSANKEQGGGVHIDLIHEIDYAYWLLGKPVQVSKVFSNKSSLDITAFDYANYTLGYPNFNASIVLNYYRRDPKRTLELVLEEETILVDILKNRVYRNDDIIFDSEKTIVDTYEDQLQFFIDHVIAKKKEFNTVDEAYEILKICLQND, encoded by the coding sequence ATGAATGTACTAATAATAGGATTGGGTTCGATAGCTACAAAACACATTTCTGCTATAAAAAAAATCAAACCTGATGCTCGATTTTATGCACTACGTTCTTCAAAAAAAGTAGATAAAATAACAGGCGTAAACAATATTTTTTCTTTAGACGAATTACAAAAAATCAAACCTGATTTTGTAATTATTTCTAATCCTACTTTTGCTCATCATAAAACTATTATAAGTCTTATCCCTTTTAATATTCCTCTATTTATTGAAAAACCTCTTTTTTCTGAATTGGATAATGGAAAAGTTGTTAAAGAAATACAACAAAATAATTTAACGACTTATGTTGCTTGTAATCTTAGATTCCTGGATTGTTTACGATTTGCAAAGGATTATATCGCTAACAAAAGAATTAACGAAGTCAATATATATTGTGGTTCTTATTTGCCAGACTGGAGACCGGGTAGAGATTATAAATCTACCTATAGCGCAAACAAAGAACAAGGAGGAGGAGTTCACATAGATTTGATTCACGAAATAGATTATGCCTATTGGTTACTTGGAAAACCCGTGCAAGTATCTAAAGTGTTTTCTAATAAATCTTCATTAGATATAACTGCATTTGATTATGCTAATTATACTCTTGGTTATCCCAATTTTAATGCAAGCATTGTTTTAAATTATTATCGTAGAGATCCAAAACGAACTTTAGAACTAGTCCTAGAAGAGGAAACGATTTTGGTGGATATACTAAAAAATAGAGTCTACAGAAATGATGATATTATTTTTGATTCAGAGAAAACAATAGTTGATACTTACGAAGATCAGTTACAATTTTTTATAGATCATGTTATTGCAAAGAAAAAAGAATTCAATACAGTTGATGAAGCTTATGAAATACTAAAAATATGCCTACAGAACGATTAA
- a CDS encoding O-antigen ligase family protein: MKLTSKSALSVLFFSIPLNFIAIEGIGNLYVSTLIILVEFFFLFFLTKGNILAKKDVLFALVVFLSTAFVTIVNVIFFDRSLMKIQTVNTIIYLQNTLVFVLAYHFHYKNSLKTFFNSFLIIAFISTLRVFIEEPDRVFMLSTVGTERIEALFIGGVNNFALIVGLAFLISFFYIKNKTLRICLSLYWLIIVILTMSRGALLGLIITLFITSIYDTNRKTLRLLIRYSLLLMLLGILALILTGKMDLIIDKVEDRFFSVFNGKTKLDDFFSGRGALLIDIFSRMSDSSIFQILFGHGNGGIDFYNTATKQDYETSHNILIDIFYRNGLFFFILYLLMIWYLLLLFLKRRSRDKLAIFGAFIFFHLELLVNPILFAAQTGWLYAIFIVLFLKQNKMKDLEENDLEQI, encoded by the coding sequence ATGAAATTGACATCTAAATCTGCGTTATCAGTTTTATTTTTTTCTATCCCTCTTAATTTTATAGCAATAGAAGGAATAGGGAATCTTTATGTGTCTACCTTAATAATTTTAGTAGAATTCTTTTTTTTATTCTTTTTAACAAAAGGGAATATTTTAGCCAAAAAAGACGTTTTGTTTGCTCTTGTAGTTTTTCTTTCGACTGCTTTTGTTACTATAGTTAACGTTATTTTTTTCGATCGCTCTTTAATGAAAATTCAAACGGTTAATACCATTATCTATTTACAAAATACTTTGGTTTTTGTTTTAGCCTATCATTTTCATTATAAGAACTCATTAAAGACCTTTTTTAACTCTTTCCTTATTATTGCTTTTATATCTACACTTCGGGTTTTTATAGAAGAGCCGGATCGTGTTTTTATGCTAAGTACAGTTGGTACCGAGCGAATTGAAGCTTTGTTTATAGGGGGAGTGAATAATTTTGCTTTGATTGTGGGGCTAGCTTTTCTGATTAGTTTTTTTTATATAAAAAATAAGACATTAAGAATATGTCTATCACTTTATTGGTTAATAATTGTTATTCTTACCATGTCTAGAGGAGCATTATTAGGGCTAATTATTACACTGTTTATTACATCAATTTATGATACTAATAGAAAGACACTTAGATTACTGATTAGATACTCTCTTTTACTTATGTTGTTGGGGATCTTGGCTTTAATTTTAACAGGAAAAATGGACTTAATCATTGATAAGGTTGAAGATAGATTCTTTAGTGTGTTTAACGGTAAAACAAAGCTAGATGACTTCTTTTCGGGAAGAGGAGCATTGTTGATAGATATATTTTCTAGGATGTCTGATTCATCTATTTTTCAAATCTTATTTGGTCATGGTAACGGAGGAATAGACTTTTATAATACAGCAACAAAACAGGACTACGAGACATCTCACAATATTTTGATAGATATATTTTATAGGAATGGGCTTTTCTTTTTCATTTTGTATTTGCTGATGATTTGGTATTTATTGTTGTTGTTCTTAAAAAGAAGGAGTAGAGATAAATTGGCTATATTTGGTGCTTTTATTTTTTTTCATCTGGAGTTGTTGGTAAACCCTATTTTGTTTGCTGCTCAAACCGGATGGCTATATGCAATTTTCATTGTACTTTTTCTAAAACAAAATAAAATGAAAGATTTAGAAGAAAATGATTTGGAACAAATATAA
- a CDS encoding DUF4956 domain-containing protein, which translates to MDELLNQFNLNIQENFSISIFLINIVTASVLLYILSRLYIKFGNSMSNRDQLSRVLIIIGVTTFLIITIVKSSLALSLGLVGALSIVRFRTAIKEPEELGFFFIAIAIGLGLGANQLIPTLVGFIVLAIIIIFLNRNKMKGTLTQNIIISLSSNEKDNNTIVDMVSSVLKNNSNQLEIKRLNSTEDNLSLNFLINVTDLNALQTISKELSDIDKKMNVTFIDSII; encoded by the coding sequence ATGGACGAATTATTAAATCAATTTAATTTAAATATCCAAGAAAATTTTTCAATTTCAATTTTCTTAATCAATATTGTAACCGCCTCGGTTTTACTTTATATTCTTTCAAGACTATATATTAAATTCGGAAACTCAATGTCTAATAGAGACCAACTCTCTCGGGTGTTAATTATAATAGGAGTAACCACTTTTTTAATTATCACTATTGTGAAATCCTCGTTAGCACTTTCTTTAGGTTTGGTAGGAGCATTATCGATTGTTAGATTTAGAACAGCAATTAAAGAACCTGAAGAATTGGGTTTTTTCTTTATTGCAATTGCTATTGGTTTAGGCCTTGGTGCTAATCAATTAATTCCAACATTAGTAGGCTTTATAGTTTTAGCAATTATAATTATTTTTCTGAATAGAAATAAAATGAAAGGAACATTAACTCAAAATATCATTATTAGTTTATCGTCTAATGAAAAAGATAATAACACTATTGTAGATATGGTTAGTTCTGTTTTGAAAAATAATTCGAATCAGTTAGAGATAAAGAGATTAAACTCAACAGAAGACAACTTGAGTTTGAATTTCTTAATAAATGTTACTGATTTAAATGCTCTTCAAACTATCTCGAAAGAATTAAGTGATATTGATAAAAAAATGAATGTAACTTTCATAGATAGTATTATATAA
- a CDS encoding polyphosphate polymerase domain-containing protein, with translation MVKVVDKNLNNELRFERKFVFSKIHLNDLIQKLYLNSFCFTEIFEERKINNVYFDDNDLSFYRQNVIGVGERLKYRLRWYGQDFSLIENPTIEIKKKKGEVGDKVRHKFTNFSFNLDANNTPSELQNMIINRLEDNLGMKNKFYQLQPALLSSYERRYFLSFCGRYRVTLDYNQEFFNPNYINYKDSRRTIDQSTIVLELKYSINEDVDSRIITQQFNTRLSKNSKYVQGIDFIHDQITF, from the coding sequence ATGGTAAAAGTAGTAGATAAAAATTTAAACAATGAACTTAGATTTGAAAGAAAGTTTGTTTTTTCTAAAATTCACCTGAACGATTTGATTCAGAAACTATATTTGAACAGTTTTTGTTTCACTGAAATCTTTGAAGAAAGAAAGATTAATAATGTATATTTTGATGATAATGATTTAAGTTTTTATAGACAAAATGTTATTGGTGTTGGTGAAAGATTAAAGTATAGATTAAGATGGTATGGGCAAGATTTTTCGTTGATTGAAAACCCCACAATAGAAATTAAAAAGAAAAAAGGTGAGGTCGGAGATAAGGTAAGGCATAAGTTTACGAACTTTTCCTTTAATCTTGATGCTAATAATACTCCATCAGAATTGCAAAATATGATTATAAACAGGCTGGAAGACAATCTGGGGATGAAAAATAAGTTTTATCAGCTACAACCAGCACTTTTAAGCTCTTATGAGCGTAGGTATTTTTTATCCTTTTGTGGAAGATATAGAGTAACTTTAGACTACAATCAAGAGTTCTTTAACCCAAATTACATAAACTATAAAGATTCTAGAAGAACTATTGACCAGAGTACTATAGTTTTAGAATTAAAATATAGTATTAATGAAGATGTAGATTCCAGAATAATTACGCAACAGTTTAATACACGGTTATCGAAGAATTCAAAATATGTTCAAGGGATAGATTTTATTCATGATCAAATAACATTCTAA
- a CDS encoding polysialyltransferase family glycosyltransferase → MEKNQIKLFINLEEHLQERYKYIIDKYNFKSYNLENLKELGLGTSFSSIKKRIQYRRKLREEYIKLKDWILNENEQGEIVQIYLSNVEGYIAHNIIKAIKKDFPTIECIGLQHGVFEFSLKPKSPIRKLINIFFKTTMGIYPLGVGFGGKIVDKYIVYSKIYKDFLINEFNWDKSNVEVNLGFLKAELLDQKKTIAKDGSIALFLTQCLSKSSLCSSEVENYLNEKVISYLINKHDKVLIKRHPACTKDNLTTTNPNVTPIDDLIEAFNMSTHAYSYSSTTLIEAELFDIESYAINSSLVKEDKSVYKIFKNVIDFDNEIDI, encoded by the coding sequence GTGGAAAAAAATCAAATAAAGCTGTTCATTAACCTCGAAGAACATTTACAAGAGCGATATAAATATATAATCGATAAATACAATTTTAAAAGTTATAATTTAGAAAATTTAAAAGAGCTTGGCCTAGGTACTTCTTTTAGTTCTATTAAAAAAAGAATTCAGTACAGAAGAAAACTAAGAGAAGAATATATAAAATTGAAGGATTGGATTCTAAATGAAAATGAACAAGGTGAGATTGTACAAATATATTTATCAAATGTTGAAGGATATATAGCACATAACATTATAAAAGCAATAAAAAAAGACTTTCCTACTATTGAGTGTATAGGATTGCAACATGGAGTTTTTGAGTTTTCTTTAAAACCCAAAAGCCCAATAAGAAAATTAATTAATATTTTTTTTAAAACAACCATGGGAATATATCCTTTGGGTGTAGGATTTGGAGGCAAAATTGTCGACAAATATATAGTCTATAGTAAAATATATAAAGATTTTTTAATTAATGAGTTTAATTGGGATAAAAGTAATGTTGAAGTTAATTTAGGATTTTTAAAAGCAGAACTCCTGGATCAAAAGAAAACAATTGCTAAAGATGGTTCTATCGCTCTTTTTCTTACTCAATGTTTAAGTAAATCTAGCCTATGTAGTAGTGAAGTTGAAAACTATTTGAATGAAAAAGTGATTTCATATCTTATTAATAAACACGATAAGGTATTAATTAAAAGACATCCGGCTTGTACCAAAGATAATTTGACAACCACAAATCCTAATGTTACACCAATAGATGATTTAATAGAAGCATTTAATATGAGTACACATGCTTATAGCTATTCATCTACAACACTAATAGAGGCAGAACTATTTGATATTGAATCATATGCCATCAATTCGAGTTTGGTTAAAGAAGATAAGTCTGTTTATAAAATTTTTAAAAATGTAATAGATTTCGATAATGAAATTGACATCTAA